In Sphingomonas sp. PAMC26645, one DNA window encodes the following:
- a CDS encoding biopolymer transporter ExbD, translating into MAMSVGGDSTESSISDINTTPLVDVMLVLLIIFLVTTTVAVQAVQLKLPDVRFDPTMTKPENVSLSVTSAGGQCQVYWGLSPVTHEELLQRAVDKLKAEIARQGGVNAAGLELPEAHIRGDVNAPYRCIGATIYTMQQAGFARVGFISEPPPGGTTER; encoded by the coding sequence ATGGCGATGAGTGTTGGTGGCGATTCCACCGAGAGTTCGATATCGGACATCAATACGACGCCGCTGGTCGACGTCATGCTCGTGCTCCTGATCATCTTCCTGGTGACGACGACCGTCGCGGTTCAGGCTGTGCAGCTGAAGCTGCCGGATGTTCGTTTCGATCCGACGATGACCAAGCCTGAGAACGTCTCGCTGTCGGTAACGTCGGCTGGCGGACAGTGCCAGGTGTACTGGGGGCTTTCGCCGGTGACCCACGAGGAGCTGCTGCAGCGTGCCGTCGACAAGCTGAAGGCTGAGATCGCACGTCAGGGCGGTGTCAACGCGGCTGGTCTCGAATTGCCCGAGGCTCACATCCGCGGCGACGTGAATGCACCGTATCGCTGCATCGGCGCGACGATCTACACGATGCAGCAGGCTGGGTTCGCCCGCGTCGGCTTCATCTCCGAACCGCCTCCCGGCGGCACCACCGAAC
- a CDS encoding MotA/TolQ/ExbB proton channel family protein has protein sequence MITTILAAAAPAAADANPYGLQAALREGGLISQTVFGILVLMSVVSFYILFSKLFEQQKIIGQGKRVRQAFWSSNSLREGSAKLEKNSAYKQIVDDGLAAQDQHSKLTDPVEAHDWLHGSLARSEAAINSKLGGGLAFLATVGSVSPFIGLFGTVIGIYRALVKIGASGQASIDKVAGPVGEALIMTALGLVVAVPAVLSYNWLQRRNKSIAEDLSAFSNDVLGFLASNGAVRPSIATAAKPVSAKPATTTTTAGQTGGVPRAN, from the coding sequence ATGATCACCACCATTCTTGCAGCGGCAGCGCCCGCCGCAGCCGACGCCAACCCGTACGGCCTGCAAGCCGCACTTCGCGAAGGCGGCCTGATTTCGCAGACCGTGTTCGGCATTCTCGTGCTGATGTCGGTCGTGTCGTTCTACATCCTGTTCTCGAAGCTGTTCGAGCAGCAGAAGATCATCGGCCAGGGCAAGCGCGTCCGTCAGGCCTTCTGGTCGTCGAACAGCCTTCGCGAGGGTTCGGCCAAGCTCGAGAAGAACTCGGCCTACAAGCAGATCGTCGACGACGGTCTGGCCGCTCAGGATCAGCATTCGAAGCTGACCGATCCGGTCGAGGCGCATGACTGGCTGCACGGTTCGCTGGCTCGCTCGGAAGCCGCGATCAACTCGAAGCTCGGTGGCGGTCTCGCCTTCCTCGCAACGGTCGGTTCGGTTTCGCCGTTCATCGGTCTGTTCGGTACGGTTATCGGCATCTACCGCGCACTCGTGAAGATCGGTGCATCGGGTCAGGCATCGATCGACAAGGTCGCAGGGCCGGTCGGTGAAGCACTGATCATGACCGCCCTTGGTCTGGTCGTCGCGGTTCCTGCCGTGCTGTCGTACAACTGGCTGCAGCGCCGCAACAAGTCGATCGCAGAGGACCTGTCGGCCTTCTCGAACGACGTGCTCGGCTTCCTGGCTTCGAACGGCGCAGTGCGTCCGTCGATCGCAACGGCTGCCAAGCCGGTTTCGGCCAAGCCTGCCACGACGACCACGACTGCCGGCCAGACCGGTGGCGTACCGCGCGCCAACTAA